Proteins from one Coffea arabica cultivar ET-39 chromosome 8c, Coffea Arabica ET-39 HiFi, whole genome shotgun sequence genomic window:
- the LOC113713967 gene encoding uncharacterized protein, translating into MSSAPEASERSAMVTSPDFTALGAQLNEVLGKFNELSAEMAAQRRVIDQLVASNNGGGVPNDQEPIDNHPPAQDYQPPHTSNTQTPFFPPCANPLENTFTRLNSDFSYMHPNYVLVNPTSSQIPQTHPQTNLNIPPNPQGPHHHTAEPFVLDTGSQGKAAMEEQPTPIDKDLLRRLDRFDDFMRKNQGLSRHGGLDYDELCLFPDIQLPLGFKTPKFSKYDGTGNPKTHLKMFANKLGKPVDDESLPMRLFPESLEGDALDWYSNLKSEEVKTWLDLSTAFVKQYEFNCELAPTRTTLEGTKRKPSEDHKTYAKRWRKLAAKVEPPMTEEEIVRTFIKAHDPPYFEEIFRMTGSPFAAIINKLEEYDEFVKAGKIVNVSALKLQLDALQNQSNNGKKPPFKKKEGETAFIWDQGPSFRPRNHPTYSFPYPYYTNPQPVYHTTTQFHHSRPNHLNTSPLPPTPQPVFQNHSRPIYHSRPTLQNNNPSQNPLQTSGIQTQRQFRTFTNLGRPIDQLYEQLKAAGKIGTVPPKIYPRGPPAGYDPHVICAYHSGSPGHTTGNCWALKHKIQDMIDSGDILLRRKGEQGPNVSKNPLPEHGSTVGVIIADEDFVDPSQYIVDETEVFGVMETDHAEMRKLLSVKESITKDSTEEKLKSFVFEKEEPFMVEGGPSEVDNSEVPFILDLPSFEWDISEPAILEFPEQMPVNNLQEVPWNYEEPSLLIGGKDCLKEDISTITRSGKIVGNSDIDVQSRAKVKSPTPKPRVSENEAVDFLKMLKRSEYKIVEQLDRMPAQISFLNLLLTSELHREALLKILNEAQVPKDIPVDKFSNIVGNVLAANYITFSDDDLTAEGIGHNRALYISVRCNGKLLPRVLVDNGSALNICPWNTLTKLGFFDIKLRPSATVVRGFDGSRRESMGEADLVLEIGPAQFQVTCQVMDFSSVYNILLGRPWIHASNSVPSSLHQMLRFIVNDQLITVFAEDDCTMIIDAKFKGEDRKGTPISSHHVADIVSVGWASRDKSFTQSNLPEASIMMAREMIRGGYEIGKGLGRELQGILEPIEIPTQKDTFGLGFHPTAKDRKEMQARKQAEKKGKQTALYIPPLYHIFPRPSEVIMPETKNPVEEIEVDLSQLFVGATCEEEPSENAEFLPITEGAIQNWTADYLPSRREFRWPQIKSFDPLDVTILEFDGCNLDISHELEIMQSEIQSESDTEEEFESISRDLKQYEEKPKPNLEETEIINIGTKTEVKEVKVSIHLNRKQKEEMIEFLMFFQDVFAWSYDDMPGISTDIVVHRLPTDPNFLPVKQKPRKFKPEMSLQIKEQIVKQLNAKIIMVSHYPIWLSNPVPVPKKSGEVRVCVDYRDLNKASPKDDFPLPNIHILLDNTAGHEIESFGDCFAGYHQILMAEEDREKTSFITPWGTFCYRVMPFGLKNAGATYQRTMTTLFHDMIHKEMEVYVDDIIIKSKKVEDHLVDLKKLFERLRKYNLKLNPAKCAFGALAGKLLGFIVSKKGIEIDPAKIKAIRDMPIPKSQKDVKSFLGKINFIGRFIAQLTSTCEPLFKLLKKNAPMDWNEDCQQAFDKIKNYLLNPPVLVPPQPGRPLIMYLSVLDEAVGCVLGQHDESGRKEQAIYYLSKKFTAYEANYSFLERSCCALAWAAQKLRHYLLGYTTYLISRSDPLKYLLEKSMPTGRMAKWQMILSEFDIVFTTQKAVKGQVIADHLAENPRDDDYQPLHTYFPDEEILFVGAVENMSEQHPGWRLFFDGKHYPATAKLQFPCTNNMAEYEACIFGLKMALDMEIKELIAFSDSDLLVHQTLKQWVTRDSKIMLYHCNLLSLASKFRNLELRHIPRTRNAFADALATLSSMIQHPDELVIEPIHIQLQNRPAHCLVTERVTDSRSWYKDIKEFMKTGSYPPDTDSVAKSFLRRMSARFFLNGEVLYKKTSDLGLLRCINEEEADYMMKEVHSGVCGPHMNGHLLAKKIMRTGYFWLTMDMTAPWPCSIWGMDVIGIIDPPASNGHRFILVAIEYFTKWVEAASYKHVTKKVVSDFLRNNIICRFGVPETLITDNAKNLNNDMVDGLCEQFKIRHRNSAIYRPQMNGAVEAANKNLKKSLMYGMEAVLPAEVEIPSLRILMEAQIEEAEWVRERQEQLSLIDEKRLNAVCHGQCYQQRMARAYNKKVKPRLFEVGDKVLKRILPMQDEAKGKFAPNWQGPFIIKKVLSGGALILMEMDGQVFPQPINADMCKKFFI; encoded by the exons atgagttcagcGCCTGAAGCTTCGGAAAGATCTGCTATGGTTACATCACCGGACTTCACAGCATTGGGAGCTCAGTTAAATGAGGTACTTGGCAAGTTCAATGAGTTAAGTGCTGAAATGGCCGCACAAAGGCGTGTAATTGATCAGCTGGTCGCTAGCAACAATGGTGGTGGGGTCCCAAACGACCAAGAACCTATCGATAATCACCCACCTGCACAAGACTATCAACCACCCCATACATCCAATACCCAAACACCTTTCTTTCCTCCTTGCGCTAACCCACTTGAAAATACCTTCACCCGACTAAATTCAGACTTTTCCTATATGCATCCGAATTATGTATTGGTGAACCCAACCAGTAGTCAAATCCCTCAAACCCATCCACAAACCAATCTGAACATTCCCCCCAACCCTCAGGGACCCCACCACCATACTGCAGAGCCTTTTGTACTGGATACTGGATCTCAAGGGAAGGCGGCGATGGAAGAACAACCTACACCCATTGATAAAGATTTGTTAAGAAGGTTGGACCGATTCGATGATTTTATGAGAAAGAATCAAGGGTTGAGCAGGCATGGTGGTTTGGACTACGATGAATTATGTCTTTTCCCAGATATTCAGCTACCGTTGGgattcaaaacccctaaatttagCAAGTATGATGGAACTGGAAATCCTAAGACGCACCTCAaaatgtttgccaacaagttaggTAAACCTGTGGATGATGAGAGTTTGCCTATGCGTCTATTTCCGGAAAGTTTGGAGGGAGATGCTCTAGAttggtattcaaatttgaaGTCTGAAGAGGTCAAAACCTGGTTGGATCTATCAACTGCTTTTGTGAAGCAGTATGAATTTAACTGTGAGTTGGCACCAACACGAACCACACTGGAGGGTACGAAAAGAAAGCCGTCGGAAGATCACAAGACCTACGCAAAACGGTGGAGAAAGTTAGCTGCCAAAGTGGAGCCTCCTATGACTGAGGAGGAGATTGTTCGTACTTTCATCAAGGCTCACGATCCACCCTATTTTGAAGAGatctttcgcatgactggaagTCCATTTGCTGCTATCATTAACAAATTGGAGGAGTATGATGAATTTGTCAAAgcaggaaagattgttaatgtgtctgcatTAAAGTTGCAATTAGATGCTCTACAAAATCAAAGCAACAATGGGAAAAAACCCccattcaagaagaaagaaggagaaacTGCTTTTATATGGGATCAGGGCCCGTCTTTCAGACCCAGAAACCATCCCACCTATTCTTTTCCTTACCCGTATTACACCAATCCTCAACCAGTCTACCACACCACTACCCAATTCCATCATTCTCGACCAAATCATTTGAATACCTCGCCCTTACCTCCAACTCCACAACCTGTTTTTCAAAATCACTCTCGTCCCATTTACCATTCCAGACCAACCCTGCAAAACAATAACCCTTCTCAAAATCCTTTGCAAACCAGTGGAATTCAAACTCAGAGGCAATTTCGAACCTTCACCAACTTGGGCCGACCTATTGATCAGTTGTATGAGCAATTAAAAGCAGCTGGAAAAATTGGCACTGTTCCTCCCAAAATCTATCCTAGAGGTCCTCCTGCCGGTTATGATCCGCATGTaatctgtgcttatcattctggaaGTCCAGGTCATACCACTGGCAATTGTTGGgctttaaaacataaaattcagGACATGATTGACTCTGGAGACATCCTTCTCAGAAGAAAGGGAGAGCAGGGACCGAATGTTAGTAAGAATCCTCTTCCTGAGCATGGGAGCACTGTGGGGGTTATCATCGCTGATGAAGATTTTGTCGACCCCAGTCAGTACATTGTAGATGAAACTGAAGTATTTGGCGTGATGGAGACTGACCATGCGGAGATGAGGAAACTACTGTCTGTTAAAGAGTCCATAACTAAGGATAGTACTgaggaaaaattaaaatcttTTGTGTTTGAGAAAGAGGAGCCGTTTATGGTAGAAGGAGGGCCCTCCGAGGTTGACAATTCTGAGgttccttttattttggatctTCCTTCTTTTGAATGGGATATATCAGAGCCTGCCATTCTCGAATTTCCAGAGCAAATGCCTGTCAATAACTTGCAAGAGGTACCATGGAACTACGAGGAGCCCAGTCTGTTAATTGGGGGTAAAGATTGTTTGAAGGAAGATATATCTACTATTACTAGATCTGGGAAAATTGTGGGAAACTCCGATATTGATGTTCAATCCAGGGCCAAAGTTAAATCTCCGACACCCAAGCCTCGTGTGTCTGAAAATGAAGCTGTAGATTTTCTGAAAATGCTGAAAAGAAGCGAGTACAAAATAGTGGAGCAGTTGGATAGGATGCCTGCTCAGATttcttttctgaatcttctcttgaCTTCCGAGCTGCACAGAGAAGCATTGCTCAAAATTCTGAACGAAGCTCAAGTCCCTAAAGATATTCCGGTGGATAAATTTTCTAACATTGTGGGGAATGTACTTGCTGCTAATTATATTACCTTCTCCGATGATGATCTGACTGCAGAAGGGATCGGGCATAACAGAGCTTTGTATATATCGGTCCGTTGCAATGGAAAGCTGTTGCCGAGGGTTTTAGTGGATAATGGGTCAGCGTTGAATATCTGTCCATGGAACACTCTCACCAAGCTTGgattttttgatattaaactcCGTCCATCTGCAACTGTGGTTCGAGGATTTGATGGTTCAAGGAGGGAATCTATGGGTGAAGCAGATCTCGTATTGGAGATAGGCcctgctcaattccaagttactTGCCAAGTCATGGATTTCTCCAGTGTTTACAACATTTTACTTGGAAGACCTTGGATACATGCTTCCAATTCAGTGCCATCTTCTCTGCATCAAATGTTGAGATTTATTGTGAATGATCAGCTCATTACTGTATTTGCTGAGGATGACTGTACcatgatcattgatgcaaaattCAAAGGTGAAGACAGAAAAGGGACTCCAATTTCATCTCATCATGTTGCTGACATAGTCTCTGTAGGATGGGCATCTAGGGATAAGTCGTTCACTCAATCAAATTTGCCAGAGGCCAGTATTATGATGGCTAGGGAGATGATCCGAGGCGGATACGAAATAGGAAAAGGTCTTGGGAGGGAATTGCAAGGAATTTTGGAGCCAATAGAGATCCCGACGCAGAAGGATACATTTGGACTGGGATTTCATCCAACTGCTAAGGATAGAAAGGAAATGCAAGCTCGGAAACAAGCCGAAAAGAAGGGCAAGCAAACTGCCTTATATATCCCTCCGCTATATCACATTTTTCCTCGTCCATCGGAGGTGATTATGCCTGAAACGAAGAATCCTGTGGAGGAGATTGAAGTGGACCTGTCTCAGCTATTTGTCGGGGCTACTTGTGAGGAGGAGCCATCAGAGAATGCAGAATTTTTGCCAATTACCGAAGGAGCTATTCAGAACTGGACTGCTGattatcttccctctcgaagggaatttcg ATGGCCACAAATAAAATCctttgaccctttggatgtcACCATTTTGGAATTCGATGGCTGCAATCTCGATATCTCTCATGAGCTTGAAATCATGCAATCTGAAATTCAAAGCGAGAGCGATACCGAGGAAGAATTTGAGTCTATTTCAAGGGATTTAAAACAGTATGAAGAGAAACCCAAACCCAACTTAGAAGAAACAGAAATCATCAATATTGGCACTAAGACGGAGGTTAAAGAAGTTAAAGTCAGCATTCATTTGAATAGGAAACAAAAGGAGGAAATGATTGAATTCTTAATGTTTTTTCAAGATGTGTTCGCATGGTCATACGATGATATGCCAGGGATCTCTACAGACATAGTGGTTCACAGGTTGCCAACCGATCCAAATTTTTTACCTGTAAAGCAGAAGCCACGtaaattcaaaccagaaatgAGTCTCCAAATAAAGGAACAAATTGTGAAGCAGCTCAATGCTAAGATAATCATGGTGTCTCATTATCCCATCTGGTTGTCGAATCCTGTGCCAGTGCCTAAGAAATCTGGGGAGGTGCGAGTATGTGTTGATTACAGAGATCTGAATAAGGCCAGTCCGAAAGACGATTTTCCTTTGCCAAACATTCATATTCTTTTGGACAATACTGCTGGACACGAAATTGAATCTTTTGGTGATTGTTTTGCTGGGTATCATCAAATTTTAATGGCAGAAGAAGACAGAGAGAAAACCTCTTTTATCACCCCATGGGGAACTTTTTGTTATAGAGTGATGCCTTTCGGGTTGAAGAATGCTGGAGCCACTTATCAAAGGACCATGACTACCTTGTTCCATGACATGATTCACAAAGAGATGGAAGtctatgtggatgatatcataattAAATCCAAGAAGGTTGAGGACCATCTGGTTGATTTAAAGAAACTGTTTGAAAGGTTGAGGAAGTATAATTTGAAGTTGAACCCTGCAAAATGTGCTTTTGGAGCTCTGGCTGGTAAGTTATTGGGTTTTATTGTCAGCAAAAAGGGTATAGAGATAGATCCTGCGAAAAtaaaagcaattcgagatatgcccattccgaaaagtcaaaaagatGTGAAAAGTTTTCTTGGAAAGATCAATTTCATTGGCCGATTCATTGCACAGTTAACCTCTACCTGTGAGCCTTTATTCAAATTGTTGAAAAAGAATGCGCCAATGGATTGGAATGAAGATTGTCAGCAGGCTTTTGATAAGATCAAGAATTATTTGTTAAATCCTCCGGTCTTAGTGCCACCTCAGCCAGGGAGACCTCTGATTATGTATTTGTCTGTTCTTGATGAGGCTGTTGGATGCGTTCTGGGACAGCACGACGAGTCTGGGAGAAAGGAACAAGCCATCTACTATCTGAGTAAGAAATTTACAGCATATGAGGCCAACTATTCTTTTCTTGAGAGAAGTTGTTGTGCTTTAGCATGGGCAGCTCAGAAGTTGAGACATTATTTGCTCGGTTATACCACTTACCTGATTTCCCGTTCCGATCCTCTGAAATACCTGTTGGAAAAGTCGATGCCCACGGGACGTATGGCTAAGTGGCAAATGATCCTTTCCGAATTCGATATTGTCTTCACAACACAAAAGGCAGTCAAGGGTCAAGTTATAGCAgatcatttggcagaaaatccaaGAGATGATGATTACCAACCATTGCATACCTACTTTCCTGATGAAGAAATTCTATTCGTTGGAGCAGTTGAGAACATGAGTGAGCAGCATCCTGGATGGAGGTTATTTTTCGATG GGAAACATTATCCTGCTACTGCCAAATTACAGTTTCCGTGTACTAACAACATGGCTGAGTATGAAGCTTGTatttttggattgaaaatgGCATTGGACATGGAGATCAAAGAACTGATAGCATTCAGTGATTCTGATTTACTTGTGCACCAGACGCTTAAACAGTGGGTAACTCgggattcaaaaattatgttgTATCATTGTAACTTGCTTAGTTTGGCTAGCAAATTCAGGAATTTGGAACTCAGACATATTCCCCGCACTCGTAATGCCTTTGCTGATGCTTTAGCTACTCTGTCTTCGATGATCCAACATCCAGATGAGCTGGTGATTGAACCTATACATATCCAACTTCAGAATAGGCCAGCGCATTGTCTGGTTACAGAAAGGGTCACTGATAGTCGCTCCTGGTACAAGGATATTAAGGAATTCATGAAAACGGGATCTTACCCTCCTGATACTGATTCTGTTGCAAAAAGTTTCTTACGCAGGATGTCAGCAAGATTTTTCTTGAATGGAGAAGTGCTGTATAAGAAAACATCTGATTTGGGCCTTTTGAGATGCATCAATGAAGAGGAAGCCgattatatgatgaaagaagtgcatagtggggTTTGTGGGCCACACATGAATGGGCATCTACTGGCTAAGAAGATCATGAGAACAGGATATTTTTGGCTTACCATGGA TATGACTGCTCCATGGCCATGTTCGATCTGGGGAATGGATGTGATCGGAATTATTgatcctcctgcttcaaatgggCATCGATTCATTTTAGTGGCGATTGAATATTTCACCAAGTGGGTTGAGGCCGCGTCCTATAAGCATGTGACTAAGAAGGTGGTGTcggatttcttaagaaataataTCATCTGTCGTTTTGGGGTACCAGAGACGTTGATCACTGATAATGCTAAAAACCTCAACAACGATATGGTGGATGGATTATGTGAACAGTTCAAGATCAGACATCGAaattctgccatttataggcctcaaatGAATGGAGCCGTCGAAGCCGCAAATAAGAACTTGAAAAAG TCTcttatgtatggaatggaagcagtCCTGCCTGCagaagttgaaattccttccttgCGCATTCTGATGGAAGCTCAGATAGAAGAAGCTGAATGGGTCAGAGAACGTCAGGAGCAGTTGtctctgattgatgaaaagagGTTGAATGCCGTGTGTCATGGACAATGTTATCAGCAACGAATGGCtcgggcttacaacaaaaaagtcaaGCCCCGCttatttgaagttggagataagGTTTTGAAACGGATTCTTCCAATGCAAGATGAGGCTAAAGGGAAGTTTGCTCCCAATTGGCAAGGACCATTCATTATTAAAAAAGTGCTATCCGGAGGAGCGCTTATTCTTATGGAAATGGACGGTCAAGTTTTTCCCCAACCAATCAATGCAgacatgtgcaaaaagtttttcatttga